A window of the Hordeum vulgare subsp. vulgare chromosome 5H, MorexV3_pseudomolecules_assembly, whole genome shotgun sequence genome harbors these coding sequences:
- the LOC123398136 gene encoding clavaminate synthase-like protein At3g21360, producing the protein MEATSEQDGGGSGAGDYEALMAALMANRQLLEAKVGINNAMFAASDSATSQLGGSFVVGECQGQKTIDGEQMPLVLGPSWEGAGEEDGAGYEALVAAVKGNREWLEDKVVTNSAVLLRGFDVHDAAEFDAVVEALGWPDIRYVGPAPRTHVHGRVWTANEGPLEQSVYFHHEMVLIKEFPAKVILFCEVPPPEGGETPFVPSFRVTERALDEFPEMVEELDAKGLLYTFTAPSNNNTESMRGRGWEDAFGTSDKSEAETRAKALGMDVEWLQDGGVKTILGPRTLTRVFPGRKGRRMWFNTLVGMHGKELSSATAADGAEIPASFVQRCEEIIEEESVQFRWRKGDILVLDNLATLHGRRPSLPPRRVLVATCK; encoded by the exons ATGGAAGCCACCTCAGAACAAGACGGAGGTGGCAGCGGCGCCGGCGACTACGAGGCTCTCATGGCAGCCCTGATGGCTAACAGGCAGCTGCTGGAAGCCAAGGTCGGCATCAACAACGCAATGTTCGCGGCCAGCGATTCAGCCACGTCGCAGCTCGGCGGTTCCTTTGTCGTCGGCGAGTGCCAAGGGCAGAAGACCATCGACGGCGAGCAGATGCCGCTGGTCCTGGGCCCGTCATGGGAAGGGGCGGGCGAAGAGGACGGCGCTGGGTACGAGGCGCTCGTGGCCGCCGTGAAGGGCAATAGGGAATGGCTTGAGGACAAGGTGGTGACCAACAGCGCCGTCCTGCTGCGCGGCTTCGACGTCCACGACGCGGCGGAGTTCGACGCCGTCGTGGAGGCGCTGGGGTGGCCGGACATCCGGTACGTCGGCCCCGCGCCGCGCACCCACGTCCACGGCCGCGTCTGGACCGCCAACGAGGGGCCCCTCGAGCAGAGCGTCTACTTCCACcacgagatggtgctg ATCAAAGAGTTCCCGGCGAAGGTGATACTCTTCTGTGAGGTGCCGCCGCCGGAGGGCGGAGAGACGCCGTTCGTGCCGAGCTTCCGGGTGACGGAGCGAGCGCTGGACGAGTTCCCGGAGATGGTGGAGGAGCTCGACGCCAAGGGACTCTTGTACACGTTCACGGCGCcgagcaacaacaacaccgagtCCATGAGAGGCAGAGGATGGGAGGACGCTTTCGGCACGTCAGACAAGTCTGAAGCGGAAACGAG GGCCAAGGCGCTGGGAATGGACGTGGAGTGGCTTCAGGACGGTGGCGTGAAGACGATCTTGGGTCCACGCACGCTGACCCGCGTCTTCCCGGGGCGCAAGGGCCGGAGGATGTGGTTCAACACGTTGGTCGGGATGCACGGCAAGGAGCTAAGCTCGGCCACAGCGGCCGACGGGGCCGAGATCCCGGCGAGCTTCGTGCAACGCTGCGAGGAGATCATCGAGGAGGAGAGCGTCCAGTTCCGTTGGCGCAAGGGCGACATCCTCGTCCTCGACAACCTCGCCACCCTACACGGCCGGCGGCCGTCGCTGCCGCCTAGGCGGGTTCTCGTGGCTACTTGCAAGTGA